The DNA region CGAGCTGTCGGAGTAACCCGGCGGAGTCGTCACGGGATAGCGCTGACTGCTCGCACAGCGGGCCCAATAAGAAGAACTCCGGCGGCTGACGCCGACGGCTCGCCTGTGGAGAGAGTGGTCTCGGGCGCGGCGGGCAGACTTGCTACGCTTCCGCGATGCGCCTCCTGCTCTCCATCGCGATCGTCTGCTCCGCCGTTGGTTGCAGCCCGTTTACGCGCCGCCCGAACTTCCTCCATCCCGGTCCGGCCGGGCCGCAGCAGGTCGAAGCGATCTACCACGACC from Pirellulimonas nuda includes:
- a CDS encoding membrane or secreted protein, whose protein sequence is MRLLLSIAIVCSAVGCSPFTRRPNFLHPGPAGPQQVEAIYHDPYPLPDIGPAVVGGRPREYQQPVPEVVRGRLSGDAPQLVPSF